Proteins found in one Alphaproteobacteria bacterium genomic segment:
- a CDS encoding methyltransferase domain-containing protein — protein MTKSTLLRIGFSDLPLAQIHPSLAKGQWQELNIAADPKHPEKLYHLTQYNNDSVQAIVAHQALEYLFTYEVPKALQEYFRVVEPGGFLFITVYDLQTVGESLASGKLEGMALTDKKGQTNPMACLFGPASQNTSAKHLQYRTGFIAQRLADKLQTAGFTGIRVQRDGLYLNAAAYKLKPEQKPYRQILEFDVNKMMLSRDELDQRPGLPVDY, from the coding sequence ATGACTAAATCAACATTACTGCGTATCGGCTTTAGCGATCTTCCACTTGCACAGATACACCCATCCCTTGCCAAAGGACAATGGCAGGAATTAAATATTGCAGCCGATCCCAAACACCCTGAAAAACTTTATCATCTTACACAGTATAATAATGATTCCGTCCAGGCCATCGTTGCCCACCAGGCATTAGAGTATTTGTTTACCTACGAAGTTCCAAAAGCATTACAGGAATATTTTCGCGTGGTTGAACCAGGGGGATTTTTATTCATCACAGTCTATGATTTACAGACCGTTGGAGAAAGCCTGGCTTCGGGTAAGCTAGAAGGAATGGCACTAACGGATAAAAAGGGCCAAACCAATCCCATGGCTTGTCTTTTTGGCCCTGCCAGCCAGAACACTTCAGCTAAACATCTTCAGTATCGCACAGGATTCATTGCCCAACGCCTTGCTGATAAACTTCAAACCGCTGGTTTCACGGGTATCCGTGTTCAACGAGATGGGCTTTATCTCAATGCTGCAGCCTATAAATTAAAACCAGAACAAAAACCTTATCGGCAAATTCTTGAGTTTGATGTTAATAAAATGATGCTTAGCCGCGATGAATTAGACCAACGTCCTGGCTTACCTGTTGATTATTAA
- a CDS encoding glycosyltransferase family 4 protein, whose translation MRVLFIHQNMPGQYKHIACELAADPQNEVVFITRRKDIELPGIKKILYEVRREPQKETHRYLITLEKAILYGQEVWRACKALKDKGFMPDIICAHPGWGEAMFVKDIFPDTPLLNYLEFYYNAHGADSNFDPEDPLTSDDMARIRVKNCNNLLALESCDWGISPTYFQANVHPSYFRYKMSILHDGINTQIVKPNNDVTYTLPNGKTLHKNDEIITYVARNFEPYRGFPTAVKALEILQKRRPNAHIIMVGADGVSYGKKPEGNKTYRQIYFEKANLDFEKLHVLGSLPYPDYLKVIQLSTAHIYLTFPFVLSWSMLESMAAGCALVASRTSPVLEVIEDGVNGLLADFFSPEDVADKVCAILEHKDRMQSMRLMARKTVEDFYDLNTLLPLHIQLIRELAQGHVQPPIAQTIAKQFVPPSQLYLSNTHGGRPHD comes from the coding sequence ATGCGTGTGTTGTTTATCCACCAAAATATGCCGGGTCAATATAAGCATATTGCTTGTGAATTAGCAGCGGATCCCCAAAATGAAGTAGTGTTTATTACGCGGCGTAAGGATATCGAACTTCCTGGAATCAAAAAAATCCTTTACGAGGTTCGCCGTGAACCACAAAAAGAAACGCACCGTTATTTAATCACACTTGAAAAAGCCATCTTATACGGGCAGGAAGTCTGGCGCGCATGCAAAGCCCTCAAAGATAAAGGTTTCATGCCTGATATTATCTGCGCTCATCCCGGTTGGGGCGAAGCTATGTTTGTCAAAGATATTTTCCCTGATACCCCACTTCTTAATTATCTAGAATTTTATTATAATGCTCATGGTGCCGATAGTAATTTCGATCCTGAAGATCCACTAACCAGCGATGATATGGCACGTATCCGGGTTAAAAACTGTAATAATTTATTAGCTCTGGAATCATGCGACTGGGGCATCAGCCCCACTTATTTTCAAGCGAATGTCCACCCGTCTTATTTTCGCTATAAAATGTCGATTCTTCATGATGGAATTAATACTCAGATTGTTAAACCAAACAACGACGTCACCTACACCCTTCCTAATGGCAAAACCCTACATAAAAACGATGAGATTATTACCTATGTAGCACGAAACTTTGAGCCTTATCGTGGTTTTCCTACCGCCGTTAAAGCGTTGGAAATACTCCAGAAGCGTCGTCCAAACGCGCATATTATCATGGTTGGGGCCGATGGTGTCAGTTATGGCAAAAAGCCTGAAGGCAATAAGACCTATCGGCAGATCTATTTTGAAAAAGCCAATCTTGATTTTGAAAAGCTGCACGTGCTTGGTAGCCTTCCCTACCCGGATTATTTAAAGGTAATCCAGCTATCAACGGCACATATTTATCTTACATTTCCGTTTGTGTTATCATGGTCAATGCTTGAATCGATGGCAGCCGGATGTGCCCTTGTTGCTTCACGCACGTCACCCGTGCTAGAAGTCATTGAAGATGGAGTCAATGGGTTATTAGCCGATTTCTTTTCACCTGAAGACGTTGCCGATAAAGTCTGTGCTATACTTGAACATAAGGATCGCATGCAGTCGATGCGCTTGATGGCTCGCAAAACAGTGGAAGATTTTTATGATTTAAATACCCTTTTACCGCTGCATATTCAATTAATCCGTGAACTCGCACAAGGTCACGTACAGCCACCGATTGCGCAAACCATCGCCAAACAATTTGTACCACCTTCGCAGTTGTATCTAAGCAATACCCATGGAGGAAGGCCGCATGACTAA
- a CDS encoding UDP-3-O-acyl-N-acetylglucosamine deacetylase: MFYSQQRTLKHRVSCVGVGLHTGVQTVITLCPAAEDTGIVFNRTDVGNKHPLVPARYDLVTHTMLGTRIQNAHGVSVDTIEHLMAALWGCQIDNAVIEIDGPEVPIMDGSSEPFVFLIECAGIHKQTQPRRVIEIKKEIHIIEDGKFASVSPSDTFAIELEIDFKNPVIGHQKYFFDARQYSFKTDVSSARTFGFLHEVEQLRSMGLAKGGSLDNAIVINEEGIMNKDGLRFDNEFARHKLLDCVGDFFLAGGFVKGSFKTYRSGHDLNNKLLRALFSDETAWSQVSFSEDSAAHSAFSHTMAETGLN, translated from the coding sequence ATGTTCTACAGTCAGCAGCGTACATTAAAACATCGAGTCAGTTGCGTTGGCGTTGGTTTGCATACCGGCGTACAAACCGTTATCACCCTCTGCCCTGCGGCCGAAGATACTGGTATTGTTTTTAACCGCACCGATGTAGGCAATAAGCATCCGCTCGTACCTGCTCGTTACGATCTAGTCACCCACACTATGCTTGGGACTCGTATCCAAAACGCACACGGCGTTAGCGTTGATACGATTGAACATTTAATGGCCGCTTTGTGGGGTTGCCAGATTGATAATGCGGTGATTGAAATCGATGGGCCTGAAGTACCTATCATGGATGGCAGTTCAGAACCGTTTGTGTTCCTGATTGAATGTGCAGGTATTCATAAACAAACTCAGCCTCGTCGTGTTATTGAGATTAAAAAAGAAATCCACATCATCGAAGATGGCAAATTTGCCTCTGTATCGCCAAGCGATACATTTGCAATCGAACTTGAAATCGATTTCAAAAATCCGGTTATTGGTCATCAAAAATATTTCTTTGATGCGCGTCAATATTCATTCAAAACCGATGTTTCCAGCGCCCGTACGTTTGGCTTCCTCCACGAAGTAGAACAGCTTCGCTCTATGGGACTGGCGAAAGGCGGTTCTTTGGATAACGCCATCGTCATTAACGAAGAAGGCATCATGAATAAAGACGGACTGCGCTTCGACAATGAATTTGCCCGCCATAAGTTATTAGATTGCGTTGGTGATTTCTTCTTAGCTGGTGGTTTTGTTAAAGGTTCATTCAAAACCTATCGCTCAGGACACGACCTCAACAACAAATTGCTGCGTGCCCTTTTCAGTGACGAAACAGCCTGGTCTCAGGTGAGCTTCTCGGAAGATTCTGCCGCACATAGCGCGTTTTCACATACTATGGCTGAAACGGGATTAAATTAA
- a CDS encoding thiolase family protein — translation MFKRSVIVGYGRSPFTPAFKGQLATIRPDDILAQVMRGLIDRTGINQNDIEDVIVGCAFPEAEQGLNIARLASFIAGIPIRAGGVTVNRFCGSSMEAIHIAAGKIACGAGDLFVCAGIESMTRIPMTGFNPLPHPSLYETYPQAYEAMGVTAENVADRYYISRKTQEEFAVASHKKAAAAFESGKLKDEIIPIRDGDHLIEHDGCIRPETSLEALAKLEPAFLKGGIVTAGTSSPLTDGSAAVIVCSEEYANLHQLRKIAYIKSMAVSGCAPEMMGIGPISATHKALERVGLTIADMDIIELNEAFASQSLAVLKELKADMKRVNLDGGAIAVGHPLGASGARITGKAAMLLRRMNKKFALSTMCIGGGQGIATVLEAV, via the coding sequence ATGTTTAAGCGAAGTGTGATTGTGGGTTATGGAAGATCTCCATTTACTCCGGCGTTCAAAGGACAACTGGCAACAATAAGGCCTGATGACATTCTGGCGCAGGTGATGCGAGGCCTTATTGACCGAACCGGTATTAATCAAAACGACATTGAAGATGTTATCGTTGGTTGCGCATTTCCAGAAGCGGAACAGGGATTAAATATTGCCAGGCTGGCCAGTTTTATCGCGGGTATTCCAATTCGTGCAGGCGGTGTGACTGTGAATCGTTTTTGTGGATCCTCTATGGAAGCTATCCATATCGCAGCGGGTAAAATTGCCTGTGGTGCAGGTGATTTATTTGTGTGTGCCGGAATTGAGTCTATGACTCGGATACCGATGACGGGTTTCAATCCTTTGCCCCATCCTTCGCTTTATGAAACCTATCCTCAAGCTTACGAGGCTATGGGAGTTACGGCTGAAAATGTGGCTGATCGTTACTATATCTCTCGTAAAACGCAGGAAGAATTTGCCGTAGCCAGCCATAAAAAAGCAGCGGCGGCATTTGAGAGCGGAAAGCTGAAGGACGAAATTATACCCATCCGTGATGGTGATCATCTCATTGAACATGATGGATGTATCCGTCCTGAAACATCGTTGGAAGCATTGGCAAAACTAGAACCAGCTTTCTTAAAAGGCGGGATTGTCACCGCAGGAACCTCTTCACCTCTTACCGATGGTTCTGCTGCGGTTATTGTCTGTTCCGAAGAATATGCTAACCTCCATCAATTGCGAAAAATTGCCTATATCAAAAGTATGGCAGTTTCAGGTTGCGCTCCTGAAATGATGGGAATTGGTCCCATCAGCGCTACTCATAAGGCACTGGAACGGGTGGGACTAACGATTGCCGATATGGATATTATTGAATTGAACGAAGCGTTTGCTTCGCAATCATTGGCTGTCCTTAAAGAGTTGAAAGCGGATATGAAGCGCGTCAATTTAGATGGTGGCGCTATTGCCGTTGGCCATCCACTCGGTGCTTCAGGAGCACGGATTACGGGTAAGGCGGCTATGTTGCTGCGGCGCATGAATAAAAAGTTTGCACTGTCAACCATGTGTATCGGCGGTGGACAAGGGATAGCAACCGTGTTGGAGGCTGTATAA
- a CDS encoding enoyl-CoA hydratase/isomerase family protein, which yields MITITKVGVIGSGIMGSQIVAHLANAGLDVVLLDMVPEGAAQRDQLALQALERMKKANPAVLTHPRNIKRITIGNIEDDIELLKSCQWIVEAVVEDIEVKRTLYKKIDRVRRPNSIVSSNTSTIPVKALVEGMTKPFQQDFIITHFFNPPRYMPLLEMVTTNRNRKEIEAEMEEFAEKILGKGVVHCKDTPGFIANRIGSFWMTLALRKAIEMDISVEVADAVLSKPFGVPKTGVFGLMDLVGIDLMPKIAKSLLEYLPDNDHFHRVYENFPLVTNMIETGYIGRKGKGGFYRLHTDGDIKEKEAVNLQTGEYAPAKKVNMEIIDQAKKNVRLLLTSDEKASRFAYEVMIPTLAYASRLVPEAADSIDAIDKAMRLGYNWKWGPFQLIDKLSTDTQSGAAWLAEQCTLLGMAVPENISAVGTGHFYHDEGRDIMVFSGPEQYHVQPVPDYGWTLADKKRGAKPLLKNGSASLWDVGDGVVCLEFTSKMNSLDPMVLELIQKSIALVKDQQYKGLIIGNDSDNFCVGANIGVLLFTANVAAWKMVDDVIKQGQSTYQSLKYAPFPVVTAASGMALGGGCEMLLHSDAAVVHMETYTGLVEVGVGIIPGWGGCTEMLVRHQKMRLKEQSTAAALGRMFSRISLVKTVNMMPAITKVFEYIATAKVSTSAEEAKEMGILRDSDKIVMNRQHVLAEAKAKCLALAPNYKAPEPDTLSLPGKTARTALHMGIQQFERRGKATPHDVVVSKALAYVLSGGDTDITKQLSEQQVLDLERAAFLELIQTPASLARLEHMLDVGKPLRN from the coding sequence ATGATCACAATCACAAAAGTAGGTGTTATTGGTTCGGGGATAATGGGTTCACAAATTGTAGCACATCTGGCAAATGCTGGCTTGGATGTGGTGTTGCTGGATATGGTTCCAGAAGGTGCCGCACAACGCGATCAGCTTGCATTGCAAGCCCTGGAACGCATGAAAAAGGCTAATCCCGCGGTGTTGACACATCCGCGTAATATCAAGCGGATTACCATCGGTAATATTGAGGACGATATTGAATTGCTCAAATCCTGTCAGTGGATTGTTGAAGCCGTGGTTGAAGATATCGAAGTCAAACGGACTCTCTATAAAAAGATTGACCGGGTGCGCCGGCCAAATTCTATCGTGTCGTCTAATACCTCGACGATTCCGGTAAAGGCATTGGTGGAAGGAATGACCAAACCATTCCAACAGGATTTTATCATCACCCATTTTTTCAATCCGCCGCGTTACATGCCGTTGCTTGAAATGGTGACCACCAATCGTAACCGCAAAGAAATTGAAGCGGAAATGGAAGAGTTTGCCGAGAAAATATTAGGCAAAGGTGTGGTGCATTGCAAAGATACTCCTGGTTTTATCGCTAACCGCATTGGTTCATTCTGGATGACACTTGCCTTACGCAAAGCCATCGAAATGGATATTTCTGTTGAAGTGGCTGATGCTGTTTTAAGTAAACCTTTTGGGGTGCCTAAAACGGGGGTGTTTGGTTTAATGGATTTGGTTGGCATTGATTTGATGCCAAAGATTGCTAAATCGCTACTTGAATATCTTCCCGACAATGATCATTTCCACCGCGTATATGAAAATTTTCCTTTAGTCACCAACATGATTGAAACGGGGTATATCGGTCGAAAAGGCAAAGGTGGATTTTATCGTCTTCATACGGATGGTGATATCAAAGAAAAAGAGGCGGTCAATCTGCAAACAGGCGAATATGCGCCTGCTAAAAAAGTAAATATGGAGATCATCGACCAGGCTAAAAAGAATGTGCGCCTGTTGCTGACCAGCGACGAAAAGGCCAGTCGCTTTGCCTATGAAGTGATGATCCCGACGCTTGCTTATGCGTCACGATTAGTTCCAGAGGCTGCCGATTCGATCGATGCTATCGATAAAGCGATGCGTCTGGGATATAATTGGAAATGGGGCCCATTTCAGTTGATTGATAAGTTAAGCACGGATACCCAGTCGGGAGCTGCGTGGCTTGCTGAGCAATGTACGTTGCTGGGAATGGCGGTTCCTGAGAATATTTCAGCCGTTGGTACAGGGCATTTCTATCACGATGAAGGCCGCGATATCATGGTATTTTCAGGACCTGAACAGTATCATGTTCAGCCGGTTCCTGATTATGGGTGGACATTGGCTGATAAAAAACGTGGAGCCAAACCTCTGCTTAAAAATGGTTCTGCTTCGCTGTGGGATGTGGGCGATGGTGTTGTGTGCCTAGAATTTACCTCAAAGATGAATTCGCTTGATCCGATGGTACTTGAGCTGATTCAAAAATCGATCGCCTTGGTGAAGGATCAGCAATATAAGGGATTAATCATTGGTAATGACAGTGATAATTTTTGTGTGGGGGCCAATATCGGTGTATTGCTGTTTACGGCCAACGTTGCTGCCTGGAAAATGGTGGATGATGTGATTAAACAAGGTCAAAGCACGTATCAAAGCCTTAAATATGCGCCGTTCCCAGTGGTTACGGCTGCCAGTGGGATGGCGCTGGGAGGCGGTTGTGAAATGCTGCTTCATTCCGATGCCGCTGTTGTGCATATGGAAACCTATACCGGGTTAGTGGAAGTAGGCGTTGGTATTATCCCAGGGTGGGGAGGGTGTACTGAAATGCTGGTGCGCCATCAAAAAATGCGCTTAAAAGAACAATCTACGGCTGCGGCATTAGGGCGGATGTTTTCAAGGATAAGCCTGGTGAAAACAGTGAATATGATGCCGGCAATTACCAAAGTGTTCGAATATATTGCAACCGCTAAAGTATCGACTTCAGCCGAAGAAGCCAAAGAAATGGGTATTTTACGCGACAGCGATAAAATTGTGATGAACCGTCAGCATGTGTTGGCTGAAGCTAAAGCTAAATGCCTGGCGCTTGCGCCTAATTATAAAGCACCGGAGCCTGATACATTGAGTCTCCCCGGAAAAACGGCACGTACGGCATTGCATATGGGGATTCAGCAATTTGAGCGAAGAGGCAAAGCGACACCGCATGACGTGGTTGTTTCTAAAGCGTTAGCTTATGTACTAAGCGGAGGTGATACGGATATCACCAAACAGCTCAGTGAACAGCAAGTGCTCGATTTAGAACGCGCTGCCTTCCTGGAACTTATTCAAACTCCAGCGTCATTGGCAAGGCTGGAGCATATGCTGGATGTTGGAAAACCGTTGCGGAATTAG
- a CDS encoding filamentous hemagglutinin N-terminal domain-containing protein has translation MNNSASTGVSTLGSVVIGNSNLSTGHEANIILNEVTGTNTTSLNGPTEIFGKKAEYIVANPNGISCNGCGFINTPKVTLTTGVPHMDGAGNIDHITVDKGNILIEGNGVDASQTDSFDIIARAAQIHAAIYGGNTVRVTTGRNQVNYQTGVATPLAATPESVVSKPTIAIDASALGGMYAGKIYLKSTEAGVGVNNGGILQASNGNLEITADGELVQAGTASATATADVKLTSTASKVTHTGRTAAGGSVTVNAHSDAQLSGQYIYAGDQINLTAGDQLTLDGSGADSGFAFVKANTITGNADSIHLTHVLTSGTEEVISMTAASLDISDSDILANSVVFISTGATTITTSQIVANDGLSLTNGSFSATNSTLLADTSCKT, from the coding sequence GTGAATAATTCTGCGTCAACGGGAGTCTCAACCCTTGGTAGTGTTGTTATTGGCAATTCTAATCTTAGCACAGGCCATGAAGCGAATATTATCCTCAATGAAGTCACCGGCACCAATACCACCAGTTTAAACGGCCCTACGGAAATTTTCGGCAAAAAGGCGGAGTATATTGTCGCTAACCCCAACGGCATCAGCTGCAATGGCTGCGGATTCATCAACACGCCTAAAGTCACGTTAACGACCGGAGTGCCCCATATGGATGGTGCGGGCAATATAGACCATATCACCGTTGATAAAGGCAACATCCTGATTGAAGGCAACGGCGTTGATGCCAGCCAGACCGATTCCTTTGATATCATCGCCCGTGCGGCACAAATCCACGCAGCCATTTATGGTGGCAATACAGTGCGCGTCACGACAGGCCGCAACCAAGTCAATTATCAAACGGGTGTGGCCACTCCACTTGCTGCTACACCGGAATCAGTGGTTAGCAAGCCCACCATTGCGATTGATGCATCTGCTTTGGGTGGTATGTATGCGGGAAAGATTTATCTTAAAAGCACCGAAGCAGGCGTTGGTGTTAATAATGGCGGTATCTTGCAAGCCAGTAACGGTAATTTAGAAATCACGGCTGATGGTGAGCTTGTGCAGGCGGGCACTGCTTCTGCTACTGCTACTGCAGATGTGAAGCTTACCTCAACAGCCAGCAAAGTGACCCATACCGGCAGAACCGCTGCTGGTGGTTCGGTAACCGTAAATGCACATAGCGATGCTCAATTAAGTGGTCAATATATCTATGCTGGTGATCAGATTAATCTCACTGCCGGCGATCAACTCACCTTAGATGGCTCAGGCGCTGATTCAGGCTTTGCGTTTGTGAAAGCCAACACCATTACGGGCAATGCAGACTCTATCCATTTAACACATGTACTCACCAGCGGAACAGAAGAGGTGATATCCATGACAGCCGCCAGCCTCGATATAAGCGATAGCGATATACTCGCGAACTCGGTGGTGTTTATTTCCACTGGAGCAACCACTATCACGACCAGTCAGATTGTGGCTAATGACGGATTGTCCCTAACTAATGGCAGTTTCAGCGCAACGAACAGCACCTTACTAGCCGACACCTCTTGCAAAACGTAA